One genomic region from Aliarcobacter cryaerophilus ATCC 43158 encodes:
- the ccsA gene encoding cytochrome c biogenesis protein CcsA translates to MKLLNFLFSFKATLLLLAILAIGAGVATFIENDFGTSSARVLVYNNTWYEIVLVLTTINLSGIIYKFKMWNNLPRFLFHFSFVVILLGAIITRYIGYEGIMQIPQGTTTNQMISLEPYLQVTVKEGEKVVAYKEWQKEFTSLLPELNNFSYKVDFDNNNLSIDYKRFQFEKKEQAKMGLLTVDVTLNDKKETIRLPGLSGQLGVPRDLVFDKYTVTLEYGSKFIALPFSIRLNEFQLERYPGSMAPSSYASEVTVIKDDKTYDYRIFMNRTLNEGNFLFFQSSYFPDESGTVLSVNNDPGKWPTYLGYFLLTLGLFLNFFDKKSRFRKLTKFVANKNLAMFVLTLALLSTQNLKANESDNASTKIVDDITMRIDYLNKLKDESKVTADKFGHLVVQSSGGRMKPLATLNREIVQKLSGKSSFMGMDANQIVLGMITRPDIWKDVKIIKINTPKLKKFLGVPESEKYISFSEAFGEKNDYLLTKESEKALLTKPIERGTYEKDIIKVDEKLNIIYSVFNGALLNIFPKVYDEQSADDNFKWYSPLEAMQEFSGQNQAAIGSVVRGLFNSTMDFDWNSANNYIDMIALYQDKVGTDIKPTASKVNAEIVFNKLDIFFNLTLAYVLLGFVMVVLAFIVIFKPEFKPAKTTKIILAILSILFAIQTFGMGYRWYLSGHAPWSDIYETLIYISWSAIFAGVIFFRNSLLALGAATIIAGIFMFTAHLTDVDPQITSLVPVLKSYWLTIHVSILTASYGFFGLSAILGFLTLIMFIFRKNRPHLDDVVRHVSAINEISLIIGLACITIGNFLGGVWANESWGRYWGWDPKETWAYVSIVVYALVLHLRFVKSLNTPYVLATASLLAFSSIMMTYLGVNFYLSGMHSYATGDPVPIPMWAYLTVATAFAAIILAYKNRDLKNIE, encoded by the coding sequence TTGAAGCTTTTAAACTTTCTGTTCTCTTTTAAAGCAACCTTGCTTTTGTTAGCTATTTTGGCAATTGGTGCTGGAGTTGCTACTTTTATTGAAAATGATTTTGGAACATCATCGGCTAGAGTTTTAGTCTACAACAACACTTGGTATGAGATAGTTTTAGTTTTAACTACAATAAACCTATCTGGAATAATCTATAAATTTAAAATGTGGAATAATCTTCCTAGGTTTTTGTTTCACTTCTCTTTTGTTGTGATACTTTTAGGAGCAATTATTACTAGATATATTGGATATGAAGGAATTATGCAAATACCACAAGGTACTACAACAAATCAGATGATTTCGCTAGAACCTTACTTACAAGTTACAGTAAAAGAAGGTGAAAAAGTTGTTGCATATAAAGAGTGGCAAAAAGAGTTTACATCTTTGCTTCCAGAATTAAACAATTTTTCTTACAAAGTTGATTTTGACAACAACAATTTAAGCATAGATTATAAAAGATTTCAGTTTGAAAAAAAAGAACAAGCAAAAATGGGCTTACTTACTGTTGACGTAACTTTAAACGATAAAAAAGAGACTATTAGATTGCCAGGTTTAAGTGGTCAATTAGGAGTTCCTAGAGATCTTGTTTTTGATAAATACACAGTTACTTTGGAGTATGGTTCTAAATTTATTGCTCTTCCTTTTTCTATTAGATTAAATGAATTTCAATTAGAAAGATACCCAGGAAGTATGGCTCCATCATCTTATGCTAGTGAAGTGACGGTTATAAAAGATGATAAAACTTATGATTATAGAATATTTATGAATAGAACTTTAAATGAAGGAAATTTCTTATTTTTCCAAAGCTCATATTTCCCAGATGAGAGTGGAACCGTACTATCAGTAAATAATGACCCTGGAAAATGGCCTACATATCTTGGATATTTTTTGCTAACTCTTGGACTATTTTTAAACTTTTTTGATAAAAAGTCAAGATTTAGAAAACTAACAAAATTTGTTGCAAACAAAAACTTAGCTATGTTTGTTTTAACTTTAGCTCTTCTTTCAACTCAAAATTTAAAAGCTAATGAGAGTGATAATGCATCAACTAAAATAGTTGATGATATAACTATGAGAATTGATTACTTAAATAAATTAAAAGATGAATCAAAAGTAACTGCAGATAAATTTGGACATCTAGTAGTTCAAAGTAGTGGTGGAAGAATGAAACCACTTGCAACTCTAAATAGAGAAATAGTTCAAAAATTAAGTGGAAAATCATCATTTATGGGAATGGATGCAAATCAGATTGTTTTAGGGATGATTACAAGACCTGATATTTGGAAAGATGTAAAGATAATAAAAATAAATACTCCAAAACTTAAAAAATTTCTAGGAGTACCTGAAAGTGAAAAATATATCTCTTTTTCAGAAGCATTTGGTGAAAAAAATGATTATTTACTTACAAAAGAGTCAGAAAAAGCTCTTCTAACAAAGCCAATTGAAAGAGGAACTTACGAAAAAGATATTATAAAAGTAGATGAGAAATTAAATATTATTTACAGTGTATTTAATGGTGCATTATTAAATATTTTCCCAAAAGTTTATGATGAACAAAGTGCAGATGATAACTTCAAATGGTACTCTCCTCTTGAAGCAATGCAAGAATTTTCAGGACAAAATCAAGCTGCTATTGGATCTGTTGTAAGAGGATTATTCAACTCAACGATGGATTTTGATTGGAACAGTGCAAATAATTATATTGATATGATAGCTTTATATCAAGACAAAGTAGGAACAGATATAAAACCTACTGCTTCAAAAGTAAATGCTGAAATAGTTTTCAATAAACTAGATATTTTCTTCAATCTAACTTTAGCTTATGTTCTTTTAGGTTTTGTAATGGTTGTTTTAGCTTTTATTGTTATTTTCAAACCAGAGTTTAAACCAGCAAAAACAACAAAAATTATACTTGCTATTTTATCTATACTTTTTGCTATACAAACTTTTGGTATGGGTTATAGATGGTATTTATCAGGGCATGCTCCTTGGAGTGATATTTATGAAACTTTAATTTATATATCTTGGTCTGCTATATTTGCTGGAGTTATATTTTTTAGAAACTCTTTATTAGCTTTGGGTGCAGCTACAATTATTGCTGGAATTTTTATGTTTACAGCTCACTTAACAGATGTTGATCCTCAAATTACAAGTTTAGTACCTGTTTTAAAATCTTATTGGCTTACAATCCATGTATCTATTTTGACTGCTTCATACGGATTCTTTGGACTTAGTGCGATATTAGGATTTTTAACTTTAATTATGTTTATTTTTAGAAAAAATAGACCACATTTGGATGATGTTGTTAGACATGTAAGTGCAATAAATGAGATTTCTCTAATTATTGGTTTAGCATGTATTACTATTGGAAATTTCCTTGGTGGAGTTTGGGCAAATGAGTCTTGGGGTAGATACTGGGGTTGGGATCCAAAAGAGACTTGGGCATATGTTTCAATAGTTGTTTATGCTTTAGTTCTACATCTTAGATTTGTAAAATCTTTAAATACACCATATGTTTTAGCAACTGCTTCATTACTAGCATTTAGCTCTATTATGATGACTTATCTAGGAGTAAACTTTTACTTATCTGGAATGCACTCTTATGCAACAGGTGATCCTGTACCTATACCAATGTGGGCTTACTTAACTGTTGCAACTGCTTTTGCTGCAATTATTTTAGCTTACAAAAATAGAGATTTAAAAAATATAGAGTAG